TCGCGGTGGGCCGACAGGCGCTGGTGCACTGCGCGCAGGAAATCCTCGATCTGCTCGCGGCTCCATTCGCGCGGCTGTCCGTCGGGCGTCAGTTCGGCATAGCCGTAGCTGTCGCGATAGACGCCCTGGCCGCCATCGAGCGGCTTGGCCTGCCCGGCACGCCAGCTGCGCCGGGGCGTGAGCTCCAGCTGCTGGAACAGCGGCGCCAGGTCGGCGCTGGGATGGGTGGCTCGCAGCGAAACGCGATAACTGTAGGGGTTCATCAAGCCATCCTGGCTTTGTTCGGTGACGGCCTGGCGGCGTTACTCGGTGACGGTTCCGCGCAGCTTTTCCAGCACGCCCTCGAGCGAGTCGAGGTCGTTGTAGTGGATGACCAGGCGGCCCTTGCCGGCACGGCCGTGCATCACGTTGACCTTGGTGTTGAGCGACTCGGACAGCTCGCGCTCGAGCGCGGCGATGTCGGCCTGCGGCTTGGCCTTGGCGGCCTTGGGCTTGCTGCCCGAGGTCGGGATCACGCCAGCCGACAGCTGCTGCACGCGGTGCTCGACCTCGCGCACCGACCAGCCATGCTCGGCGGCCTGGCGGGCCAGCGCGATCGCGGCCTGCGGCGTCAGCGCCAGCAGGGCGCGGGCATGGCCCATCTCCAGCGCATGGGTCTCCAGCAGCACCCGGATCTCGTTGGGCAGTTCCAGCAGGCGCAGCATGTTGGACACCGACGCGCGCGAACGGCCGACCGCTTCGGCGGCCTGGGCGTGGGTCAGGTCGAATTCGTCGATCAAACGCTGCAGCGCGGTGGCTTCTTCCAGCGGATTGAGGTCTTCGCGCTGGATGTTCTCGATCAGCGCCATCGCGACCACGGTGCGGTCGTCGACTTCGCGGATCACCACCGGG
Above is a genomic segment from Lysobacter sp. S4-A87 containing:
- a CDS encoding ParB/RepB/Spo0J family partition protein, producing MSVAKKRGLGRGLEALLGPKAAAEAPVLEATEGDVLRSLPVDSLTPGKYQPRKHWDQDKLSELAESIKAQGVIQPIVVRDIGGKRYEIIAGERRWRASQLAGLNEIPVVIREVDDRTVVAMALIENIQREDLNPLEEATALQRLIDEFDLTHAQAAEAVGRSRASVSNMLRLLELPNEIRVLLETHALEMGHARALLALTPQAAIALARQAAEHGWSVREVEHRVQQLSAGVIPTSGSKPKAAKAKPQADIAALERELSESLNTKVNVMHGRAGKGRLVIHYNDLDSLEGVLEKLRGTVTE